The Aedes aegypti strain LVP_AGWG chromosome 3, AaegL5.0 Primary Assembly, whole genome shotgun sequence genome contains a region encoding:
- the LOC5566691 gene encoding uncharacterized protein LOC5566691, whose amino-acid sequence MESTTNIEPQSPMAAETAMANGNGSLKEQTTTTAAVAATIQSPEQQQRPRKLSFDDSDMEMTKLKLGATVRRFPASKVFTAAAVCAIVSLLIRYLLPFDFGSFKAALATLERWRQSATERIVLDSTRGYAALQATMKDTYANARGLQDPSLILFATLFAATVTWFTYYVVYLDSSIPGVNPPTPFSASKKKRFSDKERRFHLGYVTALLSGLTVFMIIVLVD is encoded by the exons ATGGAATCGACAACCAATATAGAACCACAATCTCCGATGGCAGCAGAAACTGCGATGGCCAACGGGAATGGTTCCCTGAAGGAGCAAACAACCACCACAGCAGCAGTGGCGGCCACCATTCAAAGTCCCGAACAGCAGCAACGGCCTCGAAAGTTGTCCTTCGACGACAGCGACATGGAGATGACGAAGCTGAAACTTGGGGCAACGGTGAGACGGTTTCCAGCTTCGAAGGTTTTTACAGCTGCCGCTGTGTGTGCCATAGTCAGTCTATTGATACGGTATttactgccgtttgattttg GGTCATTCAAGGCAGCGCTCGCGACGCTCGAACGATGGCGCCAGTCAGCCACGGAGCGGATCGTACTGGACTCCACCCGAGGATACGCTGCCCTGCAGGCCACCATGAAGGACACCTACGCTAATGCACGGGGCCTTCAGGATCCCTCGCTGATTTTGTTTGCTACGTTATTTGCCGCGACCGTCACGTGGTTCACGTACTACGTGGTGTACCTGGACAGTAGCATCCCCGGGGTCAATCCACCGACGCCGTTTTCCGCCAGCAAGAAGAA GAGATTTTCCGACAAGGAGCGTCGATTCCACCTCGGATACGTTACGGCACTACTGAGTGGACTCACCGTGTTTATGATCATCGTGCTGGTTGACTAA
- the LOC5566690 gene encoding uncharacterized protein LOC5566690 has protein sequence MNRSFLGCPRTPAPVRNASFLMSAAAVLETPTLLRNPSPSSTGGKENASSCSTTALQPPSAASTAAMQFLMFNQQRNIVGKSGMPTSTSGFNFAIPSIPDSTTTVTTRIIENLQISSSDASLKRKQEDSSILKKPAKRVQFEPLPLRPRNQMNGNKWSSKAIPAITAGPSKNPSTRNPPKKLEANKLRVLTGSVEHILKLTKTNSDGFPLVEVFANVLSVKAGAYECEKILLLRNRTGPIMQGVFYEIDFRMPVVSVGDFVRCVGRLSGGSRLQILKLTLASSEEERMSQRLQTVSGFVVAVKR, from the exons ATGAATAGAAGCT TCCTGGGCTGTCCTCGCACTCCGGCTCCGGTAAGAAACGCCAGCTTTCTTATGTCCGCGGCAGCTGTTCTGGAAACGCCCACTCTGCTGAGAAATCCATCACCATCTTCCACCGGTGGCAAGGAAAACGCTAGTAGCTGCAGCACAACGGCCCTTCAGCCCCCATCAGCTGCCTCTACTGCGGCGATGCAGTTCCTGATGTTCAACCAGCAGCGGAACATCGTTGGGAAATCCGGAATG CCGACAAGTACTTCCGGATTTAACTTTGCCATTCCAAGCATTCCGGACAGCACCACAACGGTGACCACTCGGATAATCGAAAATCTGCAGATTTCCAGCAGCGACGCATCCCTCAAAAGGAAGCAAGAGGACAGTTCCATTCTAAAGAAACCTGCTAAACGCGTACAATTCGAACCGCTTCCGCTAAGACCCCGAAATCAAATGAACGGAAACAAGTGGTCCTCGAAGGCAATACCCGCTATAACGGCCGGTCCGTCCAAAAATCCATCAACTCGAAACCCTCCCAAAAAATTGGAAGCGAACAAATTGCGCGTTCTGACCGGATCCGTGGAGCATATTCTGAAACTGACGAAAACCAACTCGGACGGATTCCCACTGGTCGAGGTGTTCGCCAATGTCCTGAGCGTCAAGGCCGGAGCTtacgagtgcgaaaagatactGCTGCTGCGCAATCGAACCGGACCGATCATGCAAGGAGTGTTCTACGAGATCGACTTCCGCATGCCGGTGGTAAGCGTTGGGGACTTTGTGCGCTGTGTAGGGCGCCTATCCGGCGGCAGTCGGCTGCAGATCCTGAAGTTGACGCTGGCCAGCTCGGAGGAGGAACGGATGAGCCAACGTTTGCAGACGGTAAGTGGATTTGTGGTGGCGGTCAAACGATAG